In the Vulpes vulpes isolate BD-2025 chromosome 12, VulVul3, whole genome shotgun sequence genome, GGGCTGTGCATTCCCATGACTGGGTCTACTTGAGTGAACCAAGAAGTGTAATGAGCAACCTGGTCTAGAAAGATggaagacaaggagagagaggatcgACATTGTTGTGGACCGTGGTCTGGCTGGCTTGGATTCACTCCCTTCTGACAGGGAATGAAGTTGGAAGACTAACAACAAATACACTCAACTCTGAAGTTTAAAAATCTGGAaaccagggctcctgggtgcctcagtcagctgagcatccaactcttgatttcggctcaggtcgtgatctcagggtcctgggatcagcaggtgtcaggctctgtgctccagAGGGAgactacttctctctctccctctgcccacctccacccctccctcacaTGCACAAGTACTcatgcatgctctccctctctctctctctctctctcaaatctttaaaaaataaaaataaataaaattctggaaCCCCCTAGCATGTCAGAATGGCTGTGATGCAGGGCTCTGCTTGAGGGGTGGTGTGCCTGGTTAGGGGCTGGGGGAGAGTGTGGAACCCTAAAATGGGGACCCAAATGGACTTGTTCTAGGCAGGAACCAGGACTTTTCTCTGTGGGCCTTCAGACTGCACTTTGTCACCCAgccaagggaaaacaaaaatgcaactAGAAATATTGGGGAGGGAACTTTTGCACCTGGCTGGGGGTTGACTACATGACTACTTGTGTCCCTTCTGTTACCTCAACTCTAAAATTTTCAGTTAGAAGAGAATATTGGCACCCAATGGACTAGATTGGCAAACAACGTATGAAtatcttttatttgatttttaattgaaattaattcacatatcataaaaatCATCCTTTTATGTGAATCACCGTGCAATTCAGtactttttagtatattcacaaagttgtgtgACCATCACTACTATCCATTTTCAGAACCCTTCGAAACTtcccaaaaagaaatcctatacCCATTAGCAATTactccccattccctcctcccgCAACACCTGGCAATCACTCATATACTTTTttgtctctggatttgcctatcctggacatttcatgtaaatggaatcatacaatatgtggccttgtatgtatgtctggcttctttcattccgCCTAAtggtttcaaggttcatccatactATAATGAATGTCAgtacatcattcctttttttatggctgaatggcACAAGGAATATTCCatggaaacatttcatttatccactcactagctgatggacacttgggttatttattttaaaggaatgatTTATATAAATGCATTCTTTGCTCACTTCTCcctcaaattaaagaaaatcagcagCAAAATGAAGGTTAAGCAAGCAAAATAGCCAGCAACTGGTACTTAAAGGAAAAGCATTCTTGATTTTTTAGGTTAAGTCATTGAAAAATGGGGCCAAGATTTGGCACCCACTTAGTTTGACACTCCTAATGCTTTCAAATCCTGCGTCTGAACCGAGTCCATCTACTAAGCCATTAGGTTAATCCATTGGGAAGTCCTCGGATCAGAAGCAAGAACTAAAAGCCACTGCCCAGATCAGTAGTTTTACATCTATTTTCCAGACACTCCCAAGATTTCATGGAAATAACTCCGGGCCACCAAGGTGGCTGGGGCTGAGGCGCTATTAGATAGGACTCCAGGTCTGGTCCCCGGCCCTGCTTTACCAAGAGCAAttctcattttaattgttttatttgttgaGCTTCCCTATTAGAGTTCATATGGAACAAATAAAGTGGGGACTGAGGCTAAAAAAACTATTTGGCAACCATGGTCTAGGTGATTATGGAACCTGTGGACTGGAGGGGGGGTCCCTGTGGTAGCTTCTCTTACGAGTTCTTTTGCGGAATCTTGATGGTAACTGTCTTCACCTCCGTGTAAGCCTTAAGCCCATCCTCCCCCAGTTCCCGCCCATTGCCAGATTCCTTAAACCCTCCAAAGGGCGTGTGGCAGGTGATAATGTTGTAGGTGTTTACCCACACCGTGCCAGCCTGGAGCGCCTGCGTGAAGTACATGGCCTTGTCCAGGTCCTGGGTGAACACGGCAGCAGCCAAGCCGTACCTGGTGTTGTTGGCCCTCTCGATCACCTCCTCTATcttcttgaatttaaataaggGCTGCACGGGCCCAAAGATCTCCTCTCTGGCGATCTTCATGTCATCCTGCACATCACCAAAGACTGTGGGCTTGATGAAAAAACCGCGATCCCCAAAACGCTCCCCGCCGCACAGCAGTCTGGCCCCCTCCTTCTGGCCGAGCGAGATGTAGTTCAGGATTCGTTCAAACTGCTCCTTGTCTACCTGGGGCCCCTGCTGGGTGTCCAGCTCAAAGGGGTTCCCGACTCTTCTCTGCTTAGCCTTCTCCACGGTTCGCTCCAGAAATTCATCATAGATGGATTCTTGGACGAAGGTCCGGGAGCCGGCACAGCAGCACTGGCCCATGTTGAAGAACAGGGCTTCGTGGCACTGCGCCACGGCGTGCTCCATGTCAGCGTCGGCCAACACGACGCTGGGGCTCTTCCCGCCCAGCTCCAGGGTGACCCTCTTCAGGTTGGAGTCGCCGGCCGCCTTCTGGATCAGGCGGCCCACCTCCGTAGAGCCGGTGAAGGCAACTTTGTCGATATCCATGTGCCGGGCGATGGCTGCACCTGCCGTGGGGCCGTAGCCGGTGATGATGTTGACCACCCCCGGGGGAAAGCCCGCCTCTTTGATGAGGGAGGCCAGGTACAGGGCGGAAAGGGGGGTCTGCTCTGCCACTTTCATGACCACGGTGTTGCCGGTGGCGAGCGCTGGGGCGAGCTTCCAGCCCTGCATGACCAAGGGGAAGTTCCAGGGGATTATCTGGCCACAGACACCAACCGGCTCATGCCGGGTGAAGCAGAAGTGCTCGCCATCCATGGGGATGGTCTTGCCGTGCCACTTGTCGGCCCAGCCAGCAAAGTACCGGTACACCTTGATGACCTCATCCAGGTCCAAGGCGTAAGACTCCTGGAAAGGCTTCCCGTTGTCCAAAGTCTCCAGTGAGGCCAGGTAGACGCGATCCCGCTCCACGAGGTCGGCCAGGCGGTTCAGCAGGCGGCCCCGCTCTGAGGCATCCATCCGGCGCCACGGAGACCCCAGGCGGAAGGCCTCGCGGGCTGCTTTCACTGCCCGGTCCACGTCAGCCCGGTCCCCTTCAGCCACATGGCCAATGACCTCTCCTGTGGTGGGGTTGACTGTCGGGAAGGTCTTCTTGCTGGCTGCGTCTTGCCACTCATTGTTGATGAACAGCTGGTTGTAGCGGATGTCCGGGTTCAGGATGGGGCTTGGAAGGGCTGCTGCGGAAGAGTAGGGGGCGGTCCTGCCACGGAGGCAAAGCAACCGGGGCGCCAGGAAGCGCAGCATGCTCTTGACTCTGCAGGGGGACAGGAGGAAACAGAGGGAACAGGTGAGAGATGGCCAGGTGGTCACACAAAGGCCCACCAGCCCGGACGTTCTAAGATGCCAGCGTAAAGGTGCCACCTCTAAAAAAATGGATTGTCAAGGGTATAAAGGCCCTATGGAACCTCTGGTCCAACGCCCTCATGTCCCATCTATCCTCCAGCTCACTCTCTCACCTCTTCTGGGTCTTGGATCAAATGTCACCTGCTCAGCAAGGCCTTCCCTGATTGccctttataaaatttataaaactgcCACCCTACTCACCATCAGCCCCCTGTCTCCCCCATGCTTTATCTCTCCCCACCTGTGACACCAAATAGTATATTTACACACTTATGTGTACTTATGTGTTTATTGTCTGCCTCACCCCAGTAAAACATCAACTCTGAGAGGtcaggcattttttttcctggttcatTCACTGCTGTGTCCCTGATGCCTCAAAGCATGCCTGCCACAGAGCAGCTGCTCCACAGCTAGTTGCTCAGTGATACGCATCAAAATTTCCACAAACACTGTTCATGGTTTGACCTAACAATGGGGAAGAAACCAAAGGGGTTGAGAGACAGAGTTGTTCTCTGAGACAAGGGCTTGCTTCACTTCacccccgtgcctcagtttcctcttatgTGAAAGGCCTCATGGGGCTACACTGAATGGGGCTGTGCACTTAAAAAGCTTGCCAGCCCTCGGCCCCAACACATCAGAGCCAGCAGCACCCTCAGGAACCAGCCTAGCCTGGCCCTCCGGGGCACAGGTCTCAGCTTCTCAGGAGGGTAGCAAGTCTCGGAGCCGCTGGAAAGAAGGGCCTGTTTATTCTTGCCTAAAACTCTGAAACATGCagactttattaaaaacaacagcTATAACATTTAAACAGTATACAAAATGTATTCAATGAAATGCATTTCATACATATGTATGAATACAAATTCATGTATGAATTTCATACACAGGTGTATGAAATTCCTAGATTCATTGAAACAGTTACTCTTCAGCCATATCAACCCCTCCACCTTCTCTGTCTCACTTGAGTCTTGACCCATCCAGCAGCCAAGAGGGATTGCACCTGGCTTCTCCACCCCAACCCTCTGCCACGGGGCATCCTGGAAAGCAAAgcccagccaggtgcctcagctTCATACAGAGCAGTGCTGCCCCAAGAAAGCCCTCCCTTGAAGGATAGTTGAGCCAGCAGACCTGTCAGGGGTGCATGCAAGTTCCATTCTGCTCAGTGCTCTGTCCCATGCTGGGACAGAAGCAGCTTTGTCTGAATCTGGGTCTGAGGCCGGGAGGGAACCCAAGGGAGGCTAAGTGGAGGTAACCAATccatggggaggtgggggtggaggggctaAACAGAGACACAGTCATAGACCAAGGTTGGCAAATCTTTCATGCTAAAAGCAAAGGCTGTTCCTCTTCTAGGGGCTTAAATGGGGTCCATGGTTGGAGCCTTCACTTGCATTTGGAAGATCACTGCTCGCAGCATACCTCGCTTGACAGTTTGCAGGCCATTTTCTTAGCACCTAAGTCCAGGAGACTCCCAGTAAACCCTGGAGTGATCTGGGCAGAGGATCATGACCCCCATTCTGGAAGAAGACTGGGATCAGAGAGAGAGGTCAGGGACTCACCGAGAACACACAGCAAGTAAGAACAGGAGCCTCAGCCTGGATTCCCACAGTCCTAGTTTTGTTTCCTCCCGACTGTGGGCGATTTCTTCCGGTTCCCAGCACTAGTGCCCACCGCGCCAAGCACCAGAGCTCTGGACCACCCTGTACGAGTGGCACCAACGGCAAGAGCGGCTCCTCCAATGAGGTGAATTAATAAGTGACCTGCAGTAACACTGGCTGTTAGCAAGGTTACACCCTTTCTGCGGGGAGGGGTACGTGCCTTGGCCTCCAGCAAGAGTGGGGTGGATGCGGCTCTCGGCCAGATTGGGCTGGATGCGCGGGAGCCCTGAGGTTGAGCTAAGGGGGGAAGGTTTGCCCGGATCTGCGTCCTGCGAGCCCCACAGCAACCACCCGGCGACCCGGGTGCAGGCGCAGGGGTGTTAGCGTCCAGGGGGTCCCACAGTGCACGCCTTGGGGTCCCTGGGGGTCCCCCCTCcagggcgggcggggcggggcgcggcgtgGGGCCCGAGGGGAGGGCGCTGGCTACCTGCGGCCGCCGGCTGGTCAGCCCCGGTGCGCTCCACTCCGGTGCGCTCCGCTCCGCCGCTGCTCGCTGCTCGCCCCGGCCGCCTCCGCGCTGGGCTCAGCCGCCGGACCCGGCCGAGGCCGCTCCTCCCGCTGGCGGTGGGGGCAGGGCCCCCCTCCTCGCTCCCGGCTCCCCCCACCCGCGGAGACTCCCCGCGCGGGCTGCGGCCCCCCGGCGCTCGCGGGGGAGCGGGGAGACCCCGGGGCAGGCCCTCGCCGCCACAGGTAGGCTGCAGCCGGGCGTGCGCTTCTGCAGCCCCTGGGGACCCCTCGGTGCCGCCCCCTCtcggtcccccccgccccccgccgccgctctaccccctgccctgccccgtaCCTCTGAGATGTTctttgtgtgctttttaaaaatgcattttctgggGCCTGGGACAAAAAGAATATATGCACAACctagaaaacttggaaaacacGGAAAAGattgcaagaattttttttttttgattgcaaGAATTTTAAGGAATACCTTCCATTGACAGTTTTTCTGTCAATTTCTGAGAAGACTGTTAAAATCCGTAAGGATTGTGCGGAGCTACTTCTTTGCATTCCGTCATTCCTTGCTTCATGTATTAGGTACATAATATGTTTATGATCATTAAGACTTACGTATTGACCTTACATCATTACGAAATTACATTTTTGAcctctggggggaaaaaacagcTTCAATCCTTTCACCCAAAAGGTGCCATTTATCTTGCAGgtatttttaactgtatttttttttcaaaaattcatttaatacaAAAGAAATTATATGGTGACCTCTATTCTGCTgcctgctttttttcctttgctttctttctatCGTTCTTCCTGTCTTTTTACTTATTATGACTTATTGTGAACCTTTTCTCATGTCATGTTAACTAAAAGGCAACACTGGCCTCTCCCAAGTGGCACAGAATTCTGTGGTAGGGTAGACAGTCCATGGACACTTAGCTTGTGGCCATCTTGTTGCCATAAAGCCTGAATGCACATCTCTCACTCGGCCTCCACTGCGCCTTCCCTCTGGTTGGAGAGGGTGGTGGGAACCTAAGAGCTGTGTTCCCACCCTTGTTTGCAGCTAGAGTTCTGTGCTAACTAGGTGCTTCTGATTTAGCGACAACCCTGCCAAATGTGGAAGGGGGAGGGTACTGTCCCGCCCCTTTGAGGGCATCGCTGACATGATGGCAGGTTTGAGGATTTTCTGCATTAGCCTTCCTGGTCCCTTCTCCAGCTTCCTGGATACGGGGTGGCAGCTGTGGGTGCCACCCCTAGACTCGGACCACCTGCTCTTTGAATCATGGCTGCAGGGCTGTGCCTGCAGCTAACCAGCTCCAGAGGTGGCCTCACACAGTAATGACACTGGTGGGCCACATCCATCTGGTGCTGGGACTCTGTCCTGGAGGTCTGGCTCTCCCTCCAGCCCTTCCAGCAATTCGGTCATCACCTGAATCAGTAGTTTCAAATCCCTGCTTCTGCACATATTGAGTATTCCTGTTTTCCTGCTTGAACCTGACTGACTCACATTATTGTTTCCTTAAGCTACATCTCTTTGGAATCTTTTGTTACCATGTCACCCTTAGCATGTTTACATCCTTGGACGCAAAATGTAGTTCTTTGCTCAAAGCAGCCCATCCCGCGTCTTGCCACGGCTATGTTCATGGCTTCCTCCGGCTCCCCCAGCAATGGTGTAGTCCCTTGCAGAGCCCTTCCGCCTCCCCCACAGCACATGGCCAACCCCGTACCCCTTGGGCACTTGGCACTCCATGATGGACTGACTTAATAATAATTCAGTCAATTATTAACAGCCTCATTGACAGAAGCAGTGAGTCCACAACAAGAGAAGTATCACTTTTCATGCTGCTGAGAAAGCTGTGGCAGGTGAGAGGCCAGTGGCAGACAGGAAGTGGCCCCATAGGGAGAGGTTGAAGGCTGTGTCCTGCGAAGAACAGCCGAGAAAGAACTGGTGTGTCCATTCCTTAGAACCCACGGGACAAGTTTGCACCCTCCAGATCTCCAAAGGACAAAAACAGGCATCTGTGGAGTGAGGGGCAGTtacagggagcagaggaagaactTCCTgccgggcgcctgggtggtttgtggttgagcatctgcctttggctcaggttgtgatcccggggtcctgggatcaagtcccacattaggctccttgcagggaacctgcttctccctcagtctgtgtctgtctctgcttctctgtctgtgtctctcattaataaataataaataaaatctttaaaaaaaaagaacttcttgaCAAAGCAGAGCCAGCTAAGGAAGGATAGGAGGGGCTGCTTTGAAAGGCAgtgaaccaaaaagaaaaaaaaaaaatagaaaggcagTGAAcggcaaccccccaccccccatcactgGAGGAATACAAGAGGAGATAGACAACCATTTGGCAAAACCCTGTACAAGGGAGCACTAAATAAGGACTGAAGAAGACAGGTCGCTTCCAGACTTAGATGTGCATCAGAATTGCCTAAAAAgtatcccccccaaaaaaatcctaaaaccaaaaaaaaaaaaaaaaaaaaaacccaacctcaCAATCTCTCTAGGTCTTACCttcagagattttaaatttttaggtgTTGGTTGAgacccaggattttttttttttaaattctccacATGCTCTTGGTATACAACTATATTTGGGGAGGACCAACCTATCTGCTCTTTGGGGATTCTGTGACTACCATGGGTGGTTTTCAGAAAGGCACTAATCCAGCGAATGCTTTGTCTCTATCTATAGAGTCCATTCAGCATGCCCACCCTTGACATTTCATAAGCTGTGGCTGTCATCAGAACTCACCAAAGTTGTCCCATTGAAAGGCATTTGTAAAAGcatccaaaaagttaaaaagcaaaaaccttCCACAATGCTTGACATTTATAGTTTAGAGACAAGGACACATGTGCCGTGGTTCAGGGTAAAAGGCATAAATTATTTTTGCGGAGAGTTGACTATTGTTCAGGAATGTTTTCGATTCAGCTTCCTAATTGGCAAAAAAAGATCCAGGCCTCTATAACGGATGTTGGGCCTGGAGCCACTGTGAGTGTTTGGACTAAAAGGATTGGAGGGGAAATAGTGAGATAACACAAGCCACAGCCAGGTCATTGTCAGCAAGGAATGTCACCCAGGGATGTGTTTACACTGGCCTGGTGGGAGAAGAGAAGCTATTTCTATCCTTCAGCATTTTGGGGCCTTATATGTCTAGGAAGTTACTAGAGAAGATTCCTGGCTCTGAGACAATGAACAGATGAGACAGATTCTGAACAAAAAGACATGCAAGCTGCACGGGGCATTTATTCTCCACGAGCCCGACAGGTGCCCCTGCTCTCTGCCTTTGAACTAGAGATGGAAACTGGGTCAAGATAGTGAGGGAGCTGCAgggaatgaaaatttaaaaataaaagtgcatgtAAAAGCAAACGAGAATAAACCCTTTGCCTCCCTGTCCTTTTCTCCTGAGTGAACCTCTATACTCTGTGAAGTTTACATTGTGTGAACACGACCAAAGTCTGAATGTTGTCAAACCAAACAACCAGCCCTGAGTACTGACCACTAATTCCATTTCCCTTccacctgcctgccttccttcctcctaccCTCCCTCTGCACCTCAGGTTATAGTTGAGTAAACTGTGAGCCAAAAAGGGAgagggacttgcccaaggaccCACAGGAGGTGTGTGGCCAGAGTTCAAGCTAAATCCCGGCTCTCGCACAAACACACAAATCACAGGGACATGGAAGTAGAATGTGGGGCAGCGCAGGGCATCTGTCGTTAAGGATCATGAGGTAGGGAGATTATACCGGATGAGAGGGGTGGGTGCAATGGAGTCACAAGGATCCTTATCGAAGAGGGATGGGGATATTAGCATCAGAGGAGATGTGATAGAGGCAGAGGGTGGAGTCATGCAGCCGTGAGCCAAAGCACGCAagcagctggaaaaggcaagggaacAATTTTCCCACAGtgtctccagaaggaacacagctctGCCAACACCTCCATTTTAGTCCAGGGACACACATTTCAGAGCccacagaactgtaagataagctagtattgttttaagccattaagtttgtgataatttataatagctaacaaatggaaaacaaatacatTGGCTCACTCATTTATAGCCCTTGTAGTCATTCGAGTTCATGGGCTCTGGTCTAGCTGGAGCAGGCCTAGTGGTCAACAGCCTTCCACTGTACAGATGCCACAATTACAGCGGACGTTGTTTCTTTTGCTCACCCAGCATTCCTCTGTTCTGAAAAGGGACCTTCTTCTGCCTCCACCCCAGTCATATTTTTGAGTCAGAACTGCCCGTCATAGCATAGTCCATATCCTGGGGAGCTCATTAATCCCTGTTAACTATAAATGCCTtctattctgcatttctaacaagtcacTCAGGGATGCCAGTGCTCCTAGTGCCAAGACCAGGCCTCATACAGCAAGGGTAGAGTGTGAAGGACGAGCAAGGGGTAATGAAGAAGCAGGTGAAAGTTGCAGGTAACAGGGACAGGCATAGGCATAGCATAGGCCTTGAGATGGGAGAGAGGTCAAGTGCATTCAAGGAACTGGGAGAAGACAGACAAGAGAGGTGAAGGGGCAAATAGCTCTGGAAGAGGCTGGAGGTGTGGGGAAGGGGCCAGACTGTTCTGGAGGCCCAAGTAAGATCTCTGACCCCTGGGCCAGGCCCCGGGGATAAACCTAATGTGGTTCTACCCTGGAGTTCCTCTGAGCTTGACCCGACCACACTGCTGGCATAAACTACCATACACCTCTGGTAGAGAGTAGCTCCAAGCTCTGTGGAAGAACAGAGGAGGGACCCTGAGTTCCTCCCACCTGGGACCTCTCGGGAGATTACTTTTCAGCTGAAGTCTGTGTCAGTTAGAACTAGTTCagacacaggggcacctgggtggctcagtagttgagcgtctgcctttgcctcaggtcatgatcccgggatcctgggatcgagtcctgaatcggttccccgcagggagcctgcttctccctctgcctgtgtctcggcctctctctgtgtgtctttcatgaataaataaataaaatctgttttttaacgattttatttatttattcatgatagacatagagagagagagaggccgagacacaggcagagggagaagcaggctccatgccagaagcccgatgtgggactcgattccgagactccaggatcacgccctgggccaaaggcaggtgctgaaccactgagtcacccagggatcccaaataaataaaatcttaaaaaaaaaaaaaaaagaaatagttcagACACAGATCAttaaacagtggttctcaactgtgACTACATGGTAGTAGCATCACCTGGACAGCTTTTTACAGCATCAATGCCTGAGCAACACTTCTGATCCCCAGTCAGAATCCTTTGGTGTTGCACAAGATTGTCTAATTTTCCTCATtgtcatttgggttttttaaaagattttatttatttattcatgagagacacacagagagagagagagagagagagaggcagagacacaggcagagggagaagcaggctccatgcagggagccggaagtgggactcaatcccaggtctccaggatcatgccctgggctgaaggtggtgctaaactgctgggccaccagagctgctcttgattttgtttttaagctccTCTACTGACTCCAGTATGTAGCTTTTTGTGGACTCCTGAAATTAGAGACAACCCAAAGTAAAAGTGGCTTAAGAGAGAAGCAAACTTTTCCTCTCACTTCAAAGAAGTGCAGAGATGGGCTGTCTGGGGTGGATGGAGCTCTGCTTTGCCTTCCTTCCTACGGCACAGAATCCCACTAGAGTTTTGAGGAAGAAGGAGGCAAGTTGAAAGGATCCAGTTTGCAATTTAAAGATTATTCTGGTTGTAGTGTGTGTCTCTTCTAGATTCCTAGGGGGTAGAGATGATTCCAAGTTATACTACCCAAAACAGCAGGTGTCAAGAACTACTTAAGCTGGCTGCTGATGGGCACAGAGAggtcattatatttatttctgtgtatacTTAAACTGGTTcataataaaaagtcaaaaaacgTGATAGGATTATGTCACCAGATCATTAGAATCTGTCCTCCTGGATCAAAGGCTCTGCAATGGATCTGTCCCTTTGTGCCCCTCATGGGTGGGTCTGAGGGGTCTATGTCTTTATCTAAATGCACAGTTAATTATTGGACAGCAATCACAGAACAGGGCCAGGGTGGCACCAGGGGCAAGGGGATGggtgtgtgtgaccttgggtagcTTCCTTCTCCCAGCCCCAGTCCTCCCCACTGTCAAAGGAGGGGCTATAAGCTATGAGATGCACAGAAGGGCCATTGGAGGATCAAGGCCCAGGAGGTTATGGTTTGGCTGATAAATTGTTAGCAGAGTCCTTGGACCACAAACTTCGGCCCCACACATGTGCTAGTTGTAAAACCGTCAGTTGACTTTCCCATCCTGTTATCACCGCTGGTTCTAGGCTGTAATGAGGCAATGACTGAAGTACAAAGTGTTGGCAGACGCCAAGTGTATTTTTACACACTTGCTGGCCTGGGATGCTGCCCCGCCGTTAGTGACACTTGGGGCAGATTTGCCAATGAATGTGCAAGGAAGGGCTTCCTAGCTCCAGGAACACCGGACCAGAGCAGAGGAGTGGGGATGAGCCACTGCTCAGGATACCCTTGCCTTTCTCCTCCTGCTTCCAAGACTGTTTCCACACTAATAAGCATCTGCTTCCATCTTTCCTCTCTTCACTCAGCATCTATTAGGGATGACCCTGGTGCAGAGACCCTGGCAGTGCAGAGATGAACCAGGCACTATCCCCGTCCTCAGGCCTTTGAGGCAGATTGGGAGGcacacagatgtggaaactggtGCATTTCTCTTACACAGTGTCTCTGTGAGAAAGCCCCAGGGTGCCAAGAgagcaaaaagaaacaagaaatggaaCACGATAAAGCCTGGGAAGGTCTTgggagacttcctggaggaggtaatACTTGATCTGAATATTGAAAGCTGAAGAGGGCCAGGGGAGAGATGGCATTTCTGGAAAGCTGAGTTATAGGTGCAAAAGACCAGAAACgaggggtggcctgggtggcgtGGGGAGCTGTGAGTAGTTCCTGCTCGCAGGTATTTAGGATGGGATGGGCAAGGTGGGGTGCAGTAAGAGAGCCAAGGCTGGATTGGGGAGGGTGACATACCAGGAGGGGCCTGAAGTATCATATCATGctaaggaggggggagggaggcttGGACTAGCATTCATAGCAAGTCTTATTTATTATTCACCTGGTATCTAGTGTGGTGTTTACACAACCTTTTCATATAGGCTGCATCCTGGTTAAGGCCACAGATGCAAGTTGGGGAAATTGCCGTAGGGGTGGAATAAGAAAGGTGTTTCCCATTGCACATCTGTTCATAAGAATTATGGGGCATGGAATATTCCTTCCCCAGGACAGAGCAGTATGTCTGCAACAATGAGGAGGATGGAACCACAGATGAGAGAGGACACAAGATGTAGTGGGCAGAGACCTGGGCTTGGGGCCAGAGGCCTGGGTTCCATACTACCTGCCTCACTGTGTGCCCTCTGGGCCTAAATGTCCATATAGTGAGGGGACTGGGCTAGACCACAGACCCAAATGAAGTCTTACACAGAAGGTCaatgtcagggtgcctgggtggctcactcagttaagagtctgcctttggatctataccctaaaaactacagaacacttctgaaagaaattgaggaagacacaaagagttggaaaaatattccgtgttcatggattggaagaattaacattgtgaa is a window encoding:
- the ALDH1B1 gene encoding aldehyde dehydrogenase X, mitochondrial, with product MLRFLAPRLLCLRGRTAPYSSAAALPSPILNPDIRYNQLFINNEWQDAASKKTFPTVNPTTGEVIGHVAEGDRADVDRAVKAAREAFRLGSPWRRMDASERGRLLNRLADLVERDRVYLASLETLDNGKPFQESYALDLDEVIKVYRYFAGWADKWHGKTIPMDGEHFCFTRHEPVGVCGQIIPWNFPLVMQGWKLAPALATGNTVVMKVAEQTPLSALYLASLIKEAGFPPGVVNIITGYGPTAGAAIARHMDIDKVAFTGSTEVGRLIQKAAGDSNLKRVTLELGGKSPSVVLADADMEHAVAQCHEALFFNMGQCCCAGSRTFVQESIYDEFLERTVEKAKQRRVGNPFELDTQQGPQVDKEQFERILNYISLGQKEGARLLCGGERFGDRGFFIKPTVFGDVQDDMKIAREEIFGPVQPLFKFKKIEEVIERANNTRYGLAAAVFTQDLDKAMYFTQALQAGTVWVNTYNIITCHTPFGGFKESGNGRELGEDGLKAYTEVKTVTIKIPQKNS